The genomic window TTCGGTCAGCAGGTTCGATTAGTCTCCTTTACGTGGTCAATCGCCACAACGAGATGATTCAACCTCTGACCTATCTACTCCAGCTACTTTCGCAACTGGAGTTTACCGCCGCACCTCTTACTCATCATGCCGTCTCCTTTCCAGTGTAGCCACAAACGTTGTCGTGAGTGAATGCTTCAATGTTGATCTCAATGTTGGTTGATAGAGTAAATTACGCGCCCCCAAATTTCCCATTGATCTTCGGCTGTCAATTCGATGTCGGCATAGCCCGGATGCGCGGCGCACAGGCGTATGCGGTTGTTGCTGATTTCCAAACGCCGCACGCAAAATTCGCCATTCACGACCGCCAAGACCAAATGCCCGTGCTGCGCCGGTTCCGCGCGGTCAATCACGAGCAGCGCGTCGTCGAAAAGTTTCGCGCCGCTCATCGCATCTCCCCGCACTTTGACGAAGAACGTCGCGAGCGGATGGCGCAGCAGATGATCGTTCAAATTCAACCGCGCCTGGGTGGTGCTTTCGGCAGGCGAGGCGAAACCAACTTTGACCGGACTTTGTTCAAGCGGTTGAAGCGCTGCAACCGGGGGCAGGGCGGGTGAAAAAGCCGCTTGAATGACGCTGTCCTGAGTCTGAAACGCAATTGCTGGATCGGCAGACACGTGACGGCTCCTGAGTTTGCGGGACACGGGTTGAAAATAGCTTGGATATTCGTGAATACTGGGGAAACTTGCCAAGCCGGGCGCAACTTTCGACGTGGATTATTGCCTAAAATTATGTTTCACGCAAGGCACAAATGCGAAATTTCAGGTTTGGCCAAGCGGCGTTTGCCAAAGTTGGTGGTGCCAGGGGTGAGCTTGCTTGCATCCCTGTAGGCAGGCGATTAAGATGCGCGACACGTGGCAACCTATAACCCCTTTGAGACGTGCTGAATGCTTTGCGTGATTCAGCACGCGGTTGCCGCCAAACTTTCCCGGATCAATTGGATTTGTTCGCAGGCAGTATGTGAACGCATGGCGCAAATCAAAGTCGAAATCATCGGTCGCAATGCGTATTGGTCGAACGCCATTTTCGTCGAATGGGAATATCAGTTCCCGGAACGCAAGCTGGTGCGGCAGACCGAGCGCTATTATTGGATCGAAGCGGAGTGGCTCAATGATTTGCAGCGTGTCGCACAGCAATGTTTTGGGCGTGCCCTGCGGGCGCCCGACGATCCGGGACGCAGACAGTTGTTCCGTCGCATTTTTCCACGTGAGAGCACGTGAGGAAGAGCGCGGATATATCGAATGAACGGATAGAGAAGTTTCTTGAAAGGGGAACAAAACGAAGCAATGAAGCAGCAAATTAAATTCGCTCTCGCAGTCGCCATTTTAATCACGGGCATCGGCTCGGCGTTCACCGCCAAAGCGTATCCGCCCTTTTTGCGCAAAGCTCAAAAGTTCGGCGCCAAAGATTGCCTCTTCTGCCACGAAAAGGCGGAAGGTGGCGAAGGTTGGAACAAGCGCGGTCAATGGTTGATCGCCGAAAAAGATAAACGCAAAGCCGACGCGGTTGATCCTGAGTGGCTCACCGATTACAAAGAGGCCGAAGGCGAGAAGAAAGAGAAGCCCTAACTCGATTGCGGATTGCAGATTGTAGCTTGGGGATTGCGGATTTTTGCTAATTTCGCAATCCTCAATCCTCAATCCTCAATCCTCAATCCTCAATCCACAATCGCAACGAGGAGGCATTCGACGATGTCAGAGCAGAATAACCAAGTGACGCGCCGTGAGGCATTGAAAGGGTTGGCGATTGGCGCGAGTTTGCCAATTCTGGGGCAGCGCGTGCTGGCCGACGAGCACGATCACAGCAAACACGGCGCGCCCGGTGTGCAGGCCAAGGCCGATACGACGCCGAAGTTTTTCAAAGCGGAGCAACTGGCATTGGTGGCAACGATTTCGGAACACATTATTCCGACCGATGAGCATTCCAAAGGCGCGATTGCCGCCGAAGTGCCGCAGTTCATTGACCTGATGATCAGCGAGTCAAACGCCGAAACCAAGAAACTCTGGACGGATGGCCTCGCGGCTATGGACACGCTGAGTCAGTCCAAAAACAATGCGCCTTACAACAAGGCTACCAAAGAGCAGCAGATCGCCATCCTGACCGAGATCAGCAAGAACGAGATGAAACCGACGACACTGGAAGAGCGCTTTTTCCGCGCGATCAAAGGGATGACGATTGACGGCTATTACACCTCGAAGATCGGCATCCACGACGAGTTGCAGTACAAAGGCAACACCTACCTGAAAGAGTTCAAGGGGTGCACGCATCCTGAGCATCAGGGCTAACAATTTGCTCTGGCAACGTTGCCGAGAAAGACCTGCGTCCCTGGCCGAAGAAGCGGAGCAGGTCTTTCTTTATTTGGGTTGGAGAAGGAGCCACATGCCTACCAAAGTCGCGCAACGAACCGCCGAATTGCCGGGCGACCCGGACGAAGGGTTGGCAGTGAAAAAGTCGCTGCAAGCCCGGCTGCTGCGGCAACGGAAAGCCGTGGCGGCGGGCGCGCGTGGCGTGGCCCTCGATGAGGTGCCGTGGGAAGATTTTTACGACAGCTTGCTGGCTCGCCAACGTGAGAAAGAGCCGCGAGAGACGCTGGATTCGGTGCGGCAGCGACTCGTCAAACCAACTCGAAGCAATTGACTTCAACGCACTCCGGTTTAACAGTACCGCGTGGCGGCGGGCGTTCAGAGTTCCGCCTTTAGGCGGCGGCGCGCTATAGGCGCGTAACTCCGGCGCTACGCGCCGCCACCGCCTAAGGGCGGAACTCTGAACGCCCGCCAGTGCGTAGGTTTCAATCACTGTTCGGCAACCACCGTGTGAGCGCACAGGCAACGATCAGCGCAAACGGTTGGACATCAGTGCCGTCCGCCACCGCCGCGCCGCCTACCCATAACACCAGTAACAGAGGAGAACCCATGAAGACTCTGACGATAGCCTGTTTGTTTTTCAGCTTCAGCTTGCTCTTTGCTGGCTGTACCAATCCGCCGAAACCCAATGAACCAGTTGCCCCAACGCCAGCCGCCGGTACGGTGTTGGGCAGCAACGGTCTATCCACCGCCGAACGGCAGAAGTTTTATCACCTGCCCGAAGGCAGCGAGCTTTACCCTTACGCCTGGGCCAAAGCGTTGATCAGCGCGCAAAGCGGCAAGCCCTTTCTCGAAAACCTGGAGCGTTTCGGCCTGGTGCCGGATGAGAAGAGCGCCGACAACCCTTATGGTTTGCCGGTCGGCGTCACGGTGGGCAAACGGCGCGGCGTTGGTGACGTAGACATGATCGGGGTCAATTGCGCGGCTTGCCACGTCGGGCAATTGACGCAGCAGGGACGTGCGTTACGCGTGGATGGTGCGCCCAATCTGTTCGACATTACGATGTTTTATACCGACATTGCCGACTCAACCAAAGCGACGATCAAAGACCCCGAGCAGCTCTGGGCCTTTGTCAAACGCTATCTCGCGGACAAGGAGCATCCGTCCGACACCGTTTCAGCAGCACCGGCGGGCGCGAATGGCCGGGCGGGTGAAAAGCGCGGGTATAAATTCGGCGATGCCACGCGCAAGGTGGTGGGCGCTTTCAGCGATCTCAAGACGATGACGGCGAAAGGCGAGCTGGAGAAGGCGCTGGTCGAAAAGATTCAGGCCACACTGAAGGTTGAGCTAGAAAAGGCGGAGAAGGATTACGGCACGGCGTCAGACCCGGTGGCGGAATCTGAAAAGGATTTGCGGGGCACGCTGGAAAACGATGTTAACGCGCTGTACAAAAAACAGTCGGGCGCAGGCAGTCCGTTAGGCGATGTGCAAGGTGACGAGAAGAAAGGATTGCTGCGCGAGTTCCTGCGCGATCTGAAAACCAACGTGGCGCTGTTCCGCTCTTACATCAAAATGTTCAAGACGCTGGCGGCGGCAGGTGCGGATAAGCGCGACACGCCGGGCGGTTTCGGGCGCGTGGATGCGTTTGGCAGTGCACGGTTCCTGTTCTTTGGGTTGGCGAATAAAAAGCCCAACACCGCGCCGGTTTCTTATCCGTTCATTTGGGGGATGGGCACGGAGGCTTGGGTGCATTACAACGCGAACACGAATTCGGTGGTCGAACGTAACATTGGCCAAGCGCTGGGCTTAGGCGCAAGCTTCGATCCGAAGACCTTTGAGACGACCGTGCTGCTCGAAAACACGCGCGATCTGGAATGGCTGGCTTATAAGATCACGCCGCCCGCTTGGCCAGAGGAGCTGCTGGGGAAGATTGACCAAAGCCTGGTCGCACGCGGCAAACCGCTTTATGAACAGCACTGCGCCAGTTGCCACAACAAATGGGAGACGACGCCGGACGGGCTGCGTAACTTCCAACTTTTCTCATTGAAAGAAGTCGGCACCGATCCGAATCAGGCCCAGAATTTCCACGCGCCGATTACGCTCAACGGCAAGCCCGCCAGCTTTGCCAAAGAGAATGGCAAGGCGACCGACCTCATCAAACAGGCGTATTACAAAGCCAACAACATTTCGCCTGACGAGCAGAAAAAGTGGGAAGGCAATCGCACGCCGATTGTCTGGCGCGACTTATTGGAGAATGGGCCGGATGCCAAAGTCTATTCGGCGCGCGGCCTGGCTGGGGTTTGGGCGACTGCGCCGTATTTGCACAATGGTTCGGTGCCGAACCTCTACGAATTGTTGTTGCCTACCGCCGAACGCTCGGCCACGTTTAACGTGGGCAGCCGTGAATATGATGCGAAGAACCTGGGCTATGCCAATGCGGGCGGCTTCAAATTCGACACGGCGGTTGACGGTAATTCCAATCGCGGACATGAGTATGGCGCGAAGGAACTGAGCAAAGAAGACCGGTATGCTTTGCTGGAATATTTGAAGACGCTCAAGTGAGGTTGGCTCAGTTTCCTGAGCATGTGTCGCACAGGCCGTCGTGTTCGTTATCATTGATTGACTGCGATTGACTGCGATTGACTGCGATTGACTGCGATTGACTGCGATTGACTGCGATTGACTGCGATTGACTGCGATTGACTGCGATTGACTGCGATTGACTGCGATTCCAATGATCGCCAACGCGGCGGCTTGTGCTGCATAACACTGCAACCGGCTCGGCGCAGTTAGACATCCGCCCCATCTGGTTTATACTGCCTGCGCAAACTTACACACACGGAAAGCCACACATAAATTATGCAAACAGGCAGACTCGAAATTACCCCACTCGGCGGACTCGGACAATTCGGCATGAACATAACGGCCTTCCGTTATGACGAGCAGATGATCATCGTGGATTGCGGGATGATGTTCCCCGACGAAGACCTGCTCGGCGTGGACATCGCCATCCCCGACATGAGCTACATCGAAGCCCACCGCGAAGAACTGGTCGGCCTCGTCCTCACCCACGCGCACGAAGACCACGTTGGCGCGATCCCGTTTTTACTGCAATCCATTGATCTGCCGGTTTACGCCACCCAATTCACGCTGGGCTTGATCGAGGGCAAGCTGCAAGAGTTTGGGCTGCTCGACAAAGTTAAGACGCACACCATCGGCCCGCGCCAGTCGTTCAAGCTAGGGCCGTTCGAGATCGAATTCGTGCGCGTCTCGCATTCGCTGGTGGATTGCGTCGCGCTGGCGATCACCACACCCGTCGGCGTTGTCGTCCACACCGGCGATTTCAAGGTGGACGAGACGCCAGTGATTGGCGAGGCGATTGACCTGAAACGGTTGAATGAAATTGGCGACAAAGGCGTGCTGGCACTGCTCTCGGATTCGACCAACGTCGAACGCGAAGGCCGCACCGGCTCCGAAAAGGTCGTGATCCCGGCGCTCGACAAAATCTTCGCCGAGACGCGCGGGCGCATGATCGTCTCGTGTTTTGCGACCAGCATTCACCGCTTGCAGATCGTGTTTGACCTGGCGGCGGAGCACGGGCGTTCCGTCGCGCTGCTGGGCCGCAGCATGTTGCGCGTGACCGAGGTCGCCGAGCGCAGCGGCTATCTGGACATTGACGACGGCCAACTGGTCAGCCCCGCGCAGGCGCGCAAGATGCATCCTGATGAGGTCGTCTTGCTGGTGACCGGCAGCCAGGGTGAGCCGATGTCGGCGCTCGCGCGCATGTCCGTGGATCAGCACCGCGATGCTAGCGTGACCGAAGGCGACACCGTGGTGTTATCGGCGCGCCAGATTCCGGGCAATGAAAAATCCATCTCGCGCATGATGAATCATCTGTTCAAACGCGGCGCGCACGTGATTGATTCCAGCATCGCGCGCATCCACGTCAGCGGCCACGGGCGCGAAGGCGATTTGAAAATCATGTATGACGCCGTGCGCCCCAAATTCCTCATCCCGATTCACGGCGAGACGCGCCAACTCTATCGCCACGCCGAAGCCGCGCGCCGTTGGGGCGTCGCGCGCGACCGCATCGTGCTGGCCGAGAGCGGCGACGTGATCGGCCTGGATGAAGACAGCGCCGGGGTCGTAGAGAAAATCACCGTCGGGCGCACGCTGATTGACGATTCGGGTTCGGGGCGGATTGATGAACTGGTGCTGCGCGACCGCAAGCATCTGGCCTACGACGGCATCGTGCTGCCCATCGTGGCGATCAACAAGGCCTCGGGCGAATTGGAGTCGGCGCCCGAAGTGATCCAGCGCGGTTTGGCCTTGGGCGAAGAGGGCGATGCTTTCCTGCACCGCGCCCGTGCCATCGTCGGCACGACCATCAGCAACGCGACACACGAAGAGCGCGTGGATTGGGCCGTCATCAAAGAGAAAATTCGGCTGGAACTGAAACGCTACATTCAGAAAGAGACGGGCCGCCGTCCGATGATCATCCCGGTTGTGCTGGAAATTTGAGCAGAGAGGCGGATCAACAACATCTACGACAGCCGCTAACTTACAGAGGTACCGGCCGCTCCGCCAACACCCCAAACAATCGTTCTAACCTACTGTGCGGCTGAGATTAATCTCGTTCGTGATAACGAATAACCCGTTGACAGATATACAGTGCTCGCATAGACTGCCCCGCGTGTGATCGGCTTACCTCACTAAAAGCTGGATCGCCCCCGGGTGAAGGAAGTTGAATCTAAGAGCTAGGTTTTAAGACCGGCGTACCGAGAGAGAGCATCCGAGGTTGAGTTCAAGCCAACACACCTACCCCGACCGACCCCGTAAGTTTCGCGACGTAAGCAATGGCGAATTAAAAAGCCCAGGAGCGGCAACCTCACAAATTGTCGTGACATCCATTGCAGCGCTTTCATTCTTAACTATGACCGCCATGCCCGCCGCCTTCACGGTTGGGAAGCCCACAGGTTGTCATTGTGCCTCCGCAAAATACAGTTCGATTCAACTTCGCTAGTTGCGCTGCTAGATGAACCAGAAGCAGCAAAGACAGAGGCGCGGAGTTTGGAGAATCAGATCCGGAAACAAGGCTGATTCATGGTGGACTGGCGCAGCGGAGAACTGTTATTGACATCTCTCGACAGGTACACCTAAGGAGTTAGTACACAATGCGGACCTCACGCTCTTTCACCTCACTCGGACGTGTGTTTTTGCTGCTATTGGCGCTGGCGGGCGCCGCGCTGGCAGCCGAACCAGGCGAACCGATTCGCAATCTTGCCGACAATCCGGTCGTGAGCGATCAAAAGCCCGGCTCGATTCTTTTCTATAACGTTTATACCTCCAACGCGACTTCACCAGCGGCTGAAAATACACGCATCAGCATCACCAATTCAGGCCCCGCCAGCATTGGCGTGCATCTGTTTTTTGTGGAGGGCGCTTCGTGCAGCCCCGCCGACTCGATCATTTGCTTGTCTACGAACCAGACGGCGGTGATTTTGGCTTCGGGGTTTGATCCCGGCACCGTCGGTTATGTCGTGGCTGTGGCGATAGATTTGGCGACGGGCTGTCCGACCAGATACAACTATCTGATTGGCGATGAATTCGTGAAATTCGCCTCCGGCCATGCGGCGAATCTGGCCGCCGAATCCGTGATGGCGCGCACCGACATCACGTGCAGCGATACGGCCTCGCAGGTGACGCTGAATTTCGATGGCGCGATGTATGATCGGCTGCCTGCGGTCGTCGCGATTGACAACATCCCCAGCCGCGTGGATGGCAACGACACGCTCGTCATCATCAATCGCCCCTCAGGCAATTTGGGCGTAGGCGCTGATGCCTTGGGGACAATCTTCGGCATTTTGTATAACGACGCTGAGAATACTGCCAGCTTCCAAATCGGGGCGAGCCAGTGTCAATTCCGGTTTAGCTTCTCAAATTCAGTGCCGCGCACGGTACCCCGCTTCACGAATTTCGTACCGGGTGGGCGCACAGGCTGGGTGAAGTTTTACTCGATCACAGGTACGACGCCATTGTTGGGTGCTTCGATCAATTTCAACGCAGCAGCGGATGCTTCAGGGACAGCCTTTAGCCAGGGGCATAACTTCCATATCCTGCGTGTGGTTCCGGCGTCGAGCATCGTCGTCCCGGTCTTCCCGGCGAACTGCTAACCGGGTTGTAGGGAAGCCAAGCTCTCAAGCACAAACTTCAAAAGGCGGCAGCGGAAAGCGACAGGCTTTCGCTGCCGCCTTTTACTTTGTGCAGGGGGCTTTGCACAAACCGCCCTGTTTGCACAAATCGGCGGCGCTCTGCACAAAACGGTTTTCAATCTACTTGAACAGGAAAACGATGGTAGTGTGGCGATAGGGAGTTGCTGGAAATTCAGAACCACTAGACAGAGATTGAATGAACGAAAAAGGCCAGCGCTTGCGCTGGCCTTTTTCGTTCATTTTCATTCCGCAGCAGCCGAATCTTGTTTTGGCTCTTCTTCGAATGAGAGACCGGCGGGCAGATAGAGCTTTTCCCATTGCTTTAATTGCCGGAGTAGCAGTTGCGCAACGGAGTGCGCAAAGACAGGAGGTAAGTGAAGTACAACTTGCTCTTCTATACCAACCTTTCGTGGCGCAATCTCACCGATTAACCCGAATGTGATGCGAATGTCTTGCGTGGTCAGTCATGATGCGGCGACATTCGTATAAACTGCGCGAAAGTTTGGCGAACGTATAACCTCTAAATCCTCGGCTCGAATCTGCTCGCCTTTTTTGGGTGCAATTGCTGCTCCATCAGCAGCAATTACCATGTTCATACTTTCTCCTTATGCAGCTTGCATTGTTGCGTATTTTCGCAGGAAATCCGTGTCTGCCAGTGCGGTCATAGCAGCAATTGGCGTGGAATCTGCCGCTACTTGTTGATTTGCGCTTCTGCGTCTAGGACTACCTGCTTCCTTGGGTATTGGATATAGCATTCCGGGCAAGGTTCCTTCGCGCGGAGAGTTGCGGTTAGGCGGCGCATTTCTGGTAAAAATCTGCGCGCATGGTCAAGATTACTTGCGTGCGGCCACCAGGAATAAAGGCGGCGTAAAGCAGATTGGCTAGAAATTGTGTGCGTTCGCGTTCGTCCCGGCACAGCGTGAAGATTTCCTCGAACTGATCAACGACCAGTACGGCACATTCGTCTGACTTGCGACCAGTCATTGCGAGGGTGACATCCAAGTGCAACGTGCGCTCATCCGCCAGCATCCGGTCGAGTGTTTGATCCATTGTGCTTTGCGGATAAAGGCGCAATAAATTGGCAGCCAGTTCCGTGAGTGGATGCGCCCTCGGTGTAAAAACCTGGATCGGCTACACCTCGCTGCCGAGTAATTATCCTTTGCGGATGGCAGGAATTAGACCGGCTCGCACGAGCGAAGATTTGCCGCTCCCTGATGGGCCGAGTACGGCAATGAAGCGGGTACTTTTCAACTTCTCGACAAGCCGTTGAATATCGCTATCGCGCCCGAAGAAAAATTCCGCGTGCTGTTCATCAAAGATTTGCAGGCCGCGATACGGGCAGACATCGTTGCGCGGTTCGATGGCTCGTTCGGGGCCGAGCGGCAGACCTTTGATTGCGTGGAGGAGCGATTGAAAGGCGCGTGTGTCATCCAAGCCTTTGCGCAAGTCAATCCAGGTACGCAGGCTCAAGAATGGCGGCAAAGTGCTTGTATCAAACGGTTCAGCCAAGCTTGGCAGGAGTACCAAAAAGACGCAGAAGCTGCGAGCCTTCGCCATCCGGTCGGTTGCTAGCTGGTACTCCAAATCTTCCCAACTGCCGATGCCGGTTGGGCCGATGAATACTGCACAGGCAGATGAAGTGCGCACTCCGGCGGCGAGTTCTTCCTGCCAATCGCCGTCGGGTGTGAGGCACCACTTGTCGAACCACGGCTCCAACTCCGCGCGCTTGAGCTTTTGGGCAAGGCGCTCGACCGCCGGTTTTCGCGGCTGTTGTGCGAGAGAAAGACCGCAAACTTGGACTGAGGTTCTGTTGCTGAGGAGGTGATTATCTCGGCCATACCTTACCCACAGATGATAGCTAAATTACCTACTTGAGCCAGTCGCTCCTTTCGTTTCTGGTAAGGCGAAGACCACCAGCGTCGAGGCGCGTTCGGGTAGCTTGCTTGCTGCTTCCGGCCAAATCACCGCAGTCAGGCCCCCGACCAGTGAACCCAGGCCGGTGGGCATTGCGATGTATTGCCGTCCGTTGACTGAATAAGAAATCGGCGAACCGCTCATGCCAGCGCCTACGTTGAAGGCCCAGAGTTTCATGCCGGTGGTCGCGTCCAGCGCGAATGCTTCGCCCAATATGTCGCCGCTGAAGACCAGATCGCCGCCGGTCGAGAGCAGCGAGGCCACGTTCATATAGCGCGTGTTGTAGCGCCATTTGCGTTCGCCCGTCAGCGGGTCAAAGGCGTTGATGTGACCGTAAGCGGCTTTGTCGGGCAGCGGTTTGAATTCCATGCTGCCGCCGAAGAGCGGCTGGCCTTCGACGATTTGCATCTTTTGCGGTTTGATCGAATTGCAGATTTCCCAGCCGATGTTGTACCAGAATTTGGTGCGCGGGCTGAACGACGAGTGATCGTAATTGCGCCCGCCCGCCGCGCTGGGGCACACGAAAGTTTCCTGACCCGGCGGCACCGGCTGCATGTCTGTGGGCCGTCCGTTTTTGTCCACGCCCTTCAACCAAGTCAGCTTGTCCACATACGGATAGGCGTTCAGGTATTTGCCCGTCGCGCGATCCAACACCCAGGTATAGCCGCCCTTGTTTGCATGCACGAGCAGCTTCTGCGTTCGGCCATCCTTGACGTAATCAATCAACACGCATTCGTATGCCGAGTCGAAGTCGTACATGTCGTGCGGCACTTCCTGGTAATGCCATTTCAATTTGCCGGTGTCGGGATCGAGGGCAATGATCGAGTTGGAATAGAGGTTGTCGCCCGTGCGGAACTCGTCATAAAAATCCGAAGAGGGATTGCCTACGCCCCAATATAGCAGGTTCAAATCGGCGTCGTATGAACCGGTCAGCCAAGTCGGCGCGCCGCCGTATTTCAGCATGCGCGCATCCCAGGTTTCAGACCCCGG from Acidobacteriota bacterium includes these protein-coding regions:
- the umuD gene encoding translesion error-prone DNA polymerase V autoproteolytic subunit — translated: MSADPAIAFQTQDSVIQAAFSPALPPVAALQPLEQSPVKVGFASPAESTTQARLNLNDHLLRHPLATFFVKVRGDAMSGAKLFDDALLVIDRAEPAQHGHLVLAVVNGEFCVRRLEISNNRIRLCAAHPGYADIELTAEDQWEIWGRVIYSINQH
- a CDS encoding gluconate 2-dehydrogenase subunit 3 family protein; this translates as MSEQNNQVTRREALKGLAIGASLPILGQRVLADEHDHSKHGAPGVQAKADTTPKFFKAEQLALVATISEHIIPTDEHSKGAIAAEVPQFIDLMISESNAETKKLWTDGLAAMDTLSQSKNNAPYNKATKEQQIAILTEISKNEMKPTTLEERFFRAIKGMTIDGYYTSKIGIHDELQYKGNTYLKEFKGCTHPEHQG
- a CDS encoding ribonuclease J, producing MQTGRLEITPLGGLGQFGMNITAFRYDEQMIIVDCGMMFPDEDLLGVDIAIPDMSYIEAHREELVGLVLTHAHEDHVGAIPFLLQSIDLPVYATQFTLGLIEGKLQEFGLLDKVKTHTIGPRQSFKLGPFEIEFVRVSHSLVDCVALAITTPVGVVVHTGDFKVDETPVIGEAIDLKRLNEIGDKGVLALLSDSTNVEREGRTGSEKVVIPALDKIFAETRGRMIVSCFATSIHRLQIVFDLAAEHGRSVALLGRSMLRVTEVAERSGYLDIDDGQLVSPAQARKMHPDEVVLLVTGSQGEPMSALARMSVDQHRDASVTEGDTVVLSARQIPGNEKSISRMMNHLFKRGAHVIDSSIARIHVSGHGREGDLKIMYDAVRPKFLIPIHGETRQLYRHAEAARRWGVARDRIVLAESGDVIGLDEDSAGVVEKITVGRTLIDDSGSGRIDELVLRDRKHLAYDGIVLPIVAINKASGELESAPEVIQRGLALGEEGDAFLHRARAIVGTTISNATHEERVDWAVIKEKIRLELKRYIQKETGRRPMIIPVVLEI
- a CDS encoding TIR domain-containing protein; this translates as MWVRYGRDNHLLSNRTSVQVCGLSLAQQPRKPAVERLAQKLKRAELEPWFDKWCLTPDGDWQEELAAGVRTSSACAVFIGPTGIGSWEDLEYQLATDRMAKARSFCVFLVLLPSLAEPFDTSTLPPFLSLRTWIDLRKGLDDTRAFQSLLHAIKGLPLGPERAIEPRNDVCPYRGLQIFDEQHAEFFFGRDSDIQRLVEKLKSTRFIAVLGPSGSGKSSLVRAGLIPAIRKG
- a CDS encoding PQQ-dependent dehydrogenase, methanol/ethanol family yields the protein MLWRRTAYLFVFLLFSTVVFAQEWERLINSDKEPQNWLSYGGNYSAHRYSALDQINRTNVKTLTPVWLFNTGELAGGLNATPIVADGVLYLMGPKNRVFALNAATGELRWKYFYKLSIKDIPYQPGSRGLAIGHGRVYFGTLDNHVVALDAKTGRELWDVEVENTQQCGCNITSPPLIVKDKVIVGGTGGEHAHRGYLNAFDGKTGKHLWRFYTIPAPGEPGSETWDARMLKYGGAPTWLTGSYDADLNLLYWGVGNPSSDFYDEFRTGDNLYSNSIIALDPDTGKLKWHYQEVPHDMYDFDSAYECVLIDYVKDGRTQKLLVHANKGGYTWVLDRATGKYLNAYPYVDKLTWLKGVDKNGRPTDMQPVPPGQETFVCPSAAGGRNYDHSSFSPRTKFWYNIGWEICNSIKPQKMQIVEGQPLFGGSMEFKPLPDKAAYGHINAFDPLTGERKWRYNTRYMNVASLLSTGGDLVFSGDILGEAFALDATTGMKLWAFNVGAGMSGSPISYSVNGRQYIAMPTGLGSLVGGLTAVIWPEAASKLPERASTLVVFALPETKGATGSSR